One window of the Nocardia huaxiensis genome contains the following:
- a CDS encoding RNA ligase family protein translates to MVFDLRTADLNAVNSATKYPSIATYHQLGERGALTDVATPFTGTVIGTEKVDGTNSRVISLPDGTWLLGSREELLCAKGDLIGNPAQGIVAALREFADGLEPARGVVRVHYLELYGGKITAASKQYTGARSVGYRLFDMIELHDYESILAMAPAEISAWRESGGQPFLPESALTAAADQAGLELTPRLFALNATDLPTEIEATRDFLTTHLPTTRCALDDAAAGHPEGIVLRTADRSVIAKARFEDYDRTLRRRQPAAR, encoded by the coding sequence ATGGTTTTCGATCTACGCACCGCCGACCTGAACGCCGTCAACAGCGCGACGAAGTACCCGTCCATCGCCACCTACCACCAGCTCGGTGAACGTGGCGCCCTGACGGATGTCGCGACCCCCTTCACCGGCACGGTCATCGGTACGGAAAAGGTCGACGGCACCAACTCGCGCGTGATCAGCCTCCCCGACGGCACCTGGCTGCTGGGCAGCCGCGAGGAACTGCTGTGCGCCAAAGGCGATCTCATCGGCAACCCCGCGCAGGGCATCGTCGCGGCGCTGCGCGAATTCGCCGACGGCCTGGAACCCGCCCGCGGCGTGGTCCGCGTCCATTACCTGGAGCTCTACGGGGGCAAGATCACCGCGGCGAGCAAGCAGTACACCGGCGCCCGCTCCGTCGGGTACCGCCTCTTCGACATGATCGAGCTCCACGACTACGAGTCCATCCTCGCCATGGCACCGGCAGAGATCTCCGCCTGGCGCGAATCCGGCGGCCAGCCCTTCCTGCCCGAATCGGCCCTGACCGCAGCAGCCGACCAGGCCGGCCTGGAACTGACCCCACGCCTGTTCGCCCTGAACGCCACCGACCTACCCACCGAAATCGAGGCAACCCGAGACTTCCTCACCACCCACCTGCCCACCACCCGCTGCGCCCTGGACGACGCCGCCGCGGGCCACCCCGAAGGCATCGTGCTGCGAACGGCAGACCGCTCCGTCATCGCCAAGGCCCGCTTCGAGGACTACGACCGCACCCTCCGCCGCAGACAGCCTGCCGCCCGCTGA
- a CDS encoding cytochrome P450, with amino-acid sequence MARTLPFFGDAWPLLRDPVGFLAGLPARGELVWLKLGPMPMVMLCDPELTYRVLKDDNTFDKGGPFFDRLSDLFGDGVGTCPRSKHRRLRRLVQPAFRPAQMQRYEVVMREEADRMVESWNAGGDFDVSRASMAYTGRIVFRTLFSASLTEELLNGALTDLDDFVAEVPRRMLTPDWMARLPLPSNRRWHRTIAGLRDAVDGIIEQRRRQTTTDESDLLASMILSHDEEGGWLTDAELTDQAVTFLATGTETSATTLAWAMYLLATHPKVQQDLRDQVSASGPTSLSDSENDTTALCHRIIHESLRMYTPPWMLTRVTTTDTTLGEHHIPAGTAIAYSPYIPHRNPDLYPDPDTFDPDRWIARSPSTPCSFLPFGDGPRGCIGNRFAYLELTAALQAIAARWELHTRTDAPLHPRIGTTVAPHGLRLRVTA; translated from the coding sequence ATGGCCCGCACTCTTCCTTTCTTCGGTGATGCTTGGCCGCTGCTGCGGGATCCGGTGGGGTTTCTGGCGGGGTTGCCTGCGCGTGGGGAGTTGGTGTGGCTCAAGTTGGGGCCGATGCCGATGGTGATGCTCTGTGATCCGGAGCTGACCTATCGGGTTCTCAAGGATGACAACACCTTTGACAAGGGTGGGCCGTTCTTCGATCGGTTGAGCGATTTGTTCGGGGATGGGGTGGGGACCTGTCCGCGGTCGAAGCATCGGCGGTTGCGGCGGCTGGTGCAGCCGGCATTCCGGCCGGCGCAGATGCAGCGGTACGAGGTGGTGATGCGGGAGGAGGCCGATCGGATGGTCGAATCCTGGAATGCGGGAGGGGATTTCGATGTGAGCCGGGCGTCGATGGCGTATACCGGGCGGATCGTGTTCCGGACATTGTTCTCGGCGTCGCTGACCGAGGAGTTGTTGAACGGGGCGCTGACCGATCTGGACGACTTCGTGGCCGAGGTGCCACGGCGCATGCTCACCCCGGATTGGATGGCGCGGCTGCCATTGCCCAGCAATCGGCGGTGGCATCGGACGATCGCGGGACTGCGCGACGCCGTCGACGGGATCATCGAGCAGCGGCGGCGGCAGACCACCACCGACGAATCGGATCTGCTGGCCAGCATGATCCTGTCGCACGACGAGGAAGGCGGGTGGCTCACCGACGCCGAACTCACCGACCAGGCCGTCACCTTCCTGGCCACCGGAACGGAAACCAGCGCAACAACTTTGGCGTGGGCCATGTATCTGCTGGCCACCCATCCCAAGGTGCAGCAGGACCTGCGCGACCAGGTGTCCGCCTCCGGCCCCACCTCCCTGTCGGATTCCGAGAACGACACAACGGCCCTGTGCCACCGCATAATTCACGAATCCCTGCGCATGTACACCCCACCCTGGATGCTCACCCGCGTCACCACCACCGACACCACCCTGGGGGAACACCACATCCCCGCCGGCACCGCCATCGCCTACAGCCCCTACATCCCCCACCGCAACCCCGACCTCTACCCCGACCCCGACACCTTCGATCCGGACCGCTGGATCGCCCGATCACCCTCCACCCCTTGCTCTTTCCTCCCCTTCGGCGACGGCCCCCGCGGCTGCATAGGCAACCGCTTCGCCTACCTCGAACTGACCGCCGCCCTGCAGGCCATAGCCGCCCGCTGGGAACTCCACACCCGCACCGACGCCCCCCTGCACCCCCGCATCGGCACCACCGTCGCCCCGCACGGCCTCCGCCTGCGAGTCACCGCGTAG
- a CDS encoding DUF1772 domain-containing protein, with the protein MLIVAGQIVAVAAVLTNAVIYGTDVCAAVISRSVYRRLDDATVTVSAGWGHYYGDRRMPFFGVSGVVAAVLTLAIALGAGQIGAAAGAGVALVALVTWLGFYVRIAKPINAQQTAAAQSGIIPANARALQDRWDSILKYRIGLQFTALAGLCAALILF; encoded by the coding sequence ATGCTCATCGTTGCCGGCCAGATCGTCGCTGTTGCCGCGGTTCTCACCAATGCGGTTATCTATGGCACCGATGTTTGTGCGGCCGTGATCAGTCGGTCGGTGTATCGACGGCTGGATGATGCGACCGTGACCGTCAGTGCGGGGTGGGGGCATTACTACGGCGACAGGCGAATGCCGTTCTTCGGCGTGAGCGGGGTGGTGGCCGCGGTGCTCACACTGGCGATCGCATTGGGAGCGGGACAGATCGGGGCCGCCGCGGGAGCGGGGGTCGCACTGGTGGCGCTGGTTACCTGGCTCGGGTTCTACGTTCGTATTGCCAAGCCGATCAATGCGCAGCAGACGGCAGCCGCGCAGAGCGGGATCATTCCGGCCAATGCCCGTGCGCTGCAGGACAGGTGGGACAGCATCTTGAAATACCGGATCGGCCTGCAGTTCACCGCCCTCGCCGGGCTGTGCGCAGCGCTGATCCTGTTCTGA
- a CDS encoding response regulator transcription factor produces the protein MLTTTPRQVPTLSPRELQVLLAWILCDSKSEVCHQLFISPGTVNTHIARIRDKYHHVGRPAPTKAALLARALQDGYLTLDEL, from the coding sequence GTGCTCACCACCACCCCCCGCCAGGTCCCCACCCTCAGCCCCCGAGAACTCCAAGTCCTCCTGGCCTGGATCCTCTGCGACTCCAAATCCGAAGTCTGCCACCAACTCTTCATCTCCCCAGGCACCGTCAACACCCACATAGCCCGAATCCGCGACAAATACCACCACGTGGGCCGCCCCGCCCCCACCAAGGCCGCCCTCCTGGCCCGAGCCCTTCAAGACGGCTACCTCACCCTCGACGAACTCTGA
- a CDS encoding PQQ-binding-like beta-propeller repeat protein, translating into MFGRYEETVRAGEGVSAPPRAPGSLLTPTLLIFLTVSALVLTGGVVAVYFESASRGAGQALPGQLRNTYPTMPTAEWKAEAAKVATNLVYVRPDPTSMQYLSPGFIDLGDLLISTLVVKNSDVDPLLVAIDSRTGAVRWQTLIEMYPHKPSCATQAVNGLLPCIGGDAVHFFRLSDGTVDHALPVGEVSRVEVIGADVVTAGYREMSRGTPENLTARWHRTYPQEPGDCPGSGDSQQFGVTDRFIYFGSDVGAVVADAATGQQVIDSQLQGIAVYPGQGLVGRRCSGTTVETVVLDESGRTLRTHAGDGWPARPSLLTKQDRGPYVIGGRAYDFARGAEQWSVDADGARMVGDLILAVESGTMTGYNRNTGEQMWATATPGDPVTSDGERVLCSSDSGVTAVEMRTGRTAWTQHSVTSRGIAPAGTGFAEGTADSIIFYPPTGGAAHAPGPLTTGVAASENSAEGSRLVTKCGKVPVLRPVSYRTDTGALIVKFEIKAACSTGDVVSTSALRITVTAGGQVIASGVFDFGDSPMYLPRTDNSAGTTLREFRYPLGSFWQLPTGSGPSGDQVVECEDQGTSRGPERGEPPSTSAGGTPLTAVRSVLPAGKDSDTVSLAALRARADADKATVAADLADRWVPQISSKRVNLVAPDVDGQMVTWYATDILNQHLRMRLQYPNVRLVWSNEWRSFDLDGWWVTLAGVTSTDADSANRWCDSNGIPTDECFAKIVSNSRDSTGTTRYRR; encoded by the coding sequence ATGTTCGGCCGCTACGAGGAGACGGTTCGGGCCGGGGAGGGTGTGTCCGCGCCGCCGCGGGCGCCCGGCTCGCTGCTCACTCCTACGCTGCTGATTTTCCTGACGGTGTCGGCGCTGGTGCTGACCGGCGGGGTGGTGGCGGTCTACTTCGAGAGCGCGAGCCGCGGTGCGGGGCAGGCGCTGCCGGGGCAGTTGCGGAATACCTATCCGACCATGCCCACGGCGGAATGGAAGGCCGAGGCCGCGAAGGTGGCCACCAATCTCGTGTACGTGCGGCCGGACCCTACGTCCATGCAATACCTGTCGCCCGGATTCATCGACCTGGGCGACCTGCTGATCAGCACACTCGTGGTGAAGAACAGTGATGTGGATCCGCTGCTGGTCGCGATCGATTCGCGGACGGGTGCGGTGCGCTGGCAGACGCTGATCGAGATGTACCCGCACAAACCGTCGTGCGCCACGCAGGCCGTGAACGGATTGCTGCCGTGCATCGGCGGGGATGCCGTGCACTTCTTCCGGCTGTCGGACGGAACCGTCGATCACGCGCTGCCGGTGGGGGAGGTGTCGCGGGTGGAGGTGATCGGCGCAGACGTCGTGACCGCCGGATATCGCGAAATGTCCAGGGGGACACCGGAGAACCTGACGGCCCGCTGGCATCGGACCTACCCGCAGGAGCCGGGGGACTGCCCCGGATCGGGAGATTCGCAGCAGTTCGGGGTCACCGATCGGTTCATCTATTTCGGCAGCGATGTGGGAGCGGTGGTGGCCGATGCCGCCACCGGACAGCAGGTGATCGACAGCCAATTGCAGGGCATCGCCGTGTATCCCGGGCAGGGGCTCGTCGGACGGCGGTGCTCCGGGACCACGGTGGAGACGGTTGTGCTGGACGAATCCGGGAGAACATTGCGCACGCACGCCGGTGATGGCTGGCCCGCCCGGCCCTCGCTGCTCACGAAACAGGATCGCGGACCGTACGTGATCGGCGGCAGGGCATACGATTTCGCGCGCGGTGCCGAACAATGGAGTGTCGACGCCGACGGTGCGCGCATGGTCGGGGATCTGATCCTCGCCGTCGAATCCGGGACGATGACCGGCTACAACCGGAACACCGGTGAGCAGATGTGGGCCACCGCGACGCCGGGGGATCCCGTCACCTCCGATGGTGAACGCGTGCTGTGCTCGTCGGACAGTGGCGTCACCGCCGTGGAGATGCGAACCGGGCGGACCGCCTGGACGCAGCACAGCGTGACCTCGCGCGGAATCGCCCCCGCGGGAACGGGATTCGCGGAGGGGACGGCGGACAGCATCATCTTCTACCCGCCGACCGGCGGCGCCGCGCATGCGCCCGGCCCGCTCACCACGGGCGTGGCCGCCTCCGAGAACTCGGCCGAGGGCAGCCGGCTGGTCACCAAGTGCGGGAAGGTTCCGGTCCTGCGGCCGGTGTCCTACCGCACCGACACCGGGGCGCTCATAGTGAAATTCGAGATCAAGGCCGCCTGCTCGACCGGGGATGTGGTGTCCACCAGTGCTTTACGGATCACTGTCACGGCGGGCGGACAAGTGATCGCCTCCGGGGTCTTCGACTTCGGAGACAGCCCGATGTATCTGCCGCGCACCGACAACTCCGCGGGTACGACGCTGCGCGAATTCCGTTATCCGCTGGGCAGTTTCTGGCAGTTGCCGACCGGTTCCGGGCCGAGCGGCGATCAGGTCGTCGAATGCGAGGACCAGGGCACCAGTCGTGGACCTGAGCGCGGTGAGCCGCCCAGCACGTCGGCCGGTGGCACGCCCCTCACCGCGGTCCGGTCGGTGCTGCCCGCCGGGAAGGACTCCGACACGGTGAGCCTGGCGGCGCTGCGCGCTCGCGCCGACGCCGACAAGGCCACTGTCGCAGCGGATCTCGCGGACCGCTGGGTTCCGCAGATCTCCTCGAAGCGGGTGAATCTGGTCGCGCCGGATGTGGACGGGCAGATGGTGACCTGGTACGCCACCGACATCCTGAACCAGCACCTGCGCATGCGGTTGCAGTACCCGAATGTGCGGCTGGTGTGGAGCAACGAGTGGCGCAGTTTCGATCTCGACGGCTGGTGGGTGACGCTGGCCGGGGTCACCAGCACCGATGCCGATTCCGCCAACCGCTGGTGCGACAGCAATGGCATCCCGACCGACGAGTGTTTCGCCAAAATCGTGAGCAATTCCCGTGATTCGACCGGCACCACCAGGTACCGCCGCTAG